One stretch of Roseovarius mucosus DNA includes these proteins:
- a CDS encoding branched-chain amino acid ABC transporter permease yields MSLDLGFWTLQALNALQLSMLLFLLSIGLTVIFGLMHFVNLAHGALYALGAYFAASVAAVGGYWAGFFLAPVAVAGVGVLLYSGLIQRMRKSGPMAQVLVTFGLIFALLDITRIVWGDLALGLEVPELLAGRVALLGVEYPAYRLFIIALGLAIFGALAFVLSRTQIGAMIRAGVDNDAMAACLGINVERLFFIVFCVGCALAGLAGAVAAPLLSVTPDMGLQILIPTLIVIVIGGLGSLKGAIAGSLIFGFVQTFGAVLAPQLASVLIYALLAAVLVIRPVGLFPAKG; encoded by the coding sequence ATGTCACTCGATCTTGGTTTCTGGACACTACAGGCGCTCAATGCGTTGCAACTGTCCATGCTGCTGTTTCTCTTGTCTATCGGCCTGACCGTGATCTTTGGCCTGATGCATTTCGTCAACTTGGCGCATGGCGCGCTCTATGCGCTTGGGGCCTATTTCGCGGCCTCGGTGGCAGCGGTTGGCGGCTATTGGGCCGGGTTCTTTCTGGCCCCGGTGGCGGTCGCGGGGGTGGGCGTGCTGCTTTATTCCGGCCTCATCCAGCGGATGCGCAAATCGGGTCCGATGGCACAGGTTCTGGTGACATTTGGGCTGATCTTTGCCCTGCTCGACATTACCCGGATCGTCTGGGGCGATCTGGCGCTCGGGCTGGAAGTGCCAGAGCTTCTTGCCGGGCGCGTGGCGCTCTTGGGTGTCGAATATCCCGCCTACCGGCTGTTTATCATCGCTTTGGGATTGGCAATCTTTGGCGCATTGGCCTTTGTCCTCAGCCGCACACAGATTGGCGCGATGATCCGCGCGGGCGTTGACAATGACGCGATGGCGGCCTGCCTTGGGATCAATGTCGAGCGGCTGTTCTTTATCGTCTTTTGTGTGGGCTGCGCGCTTGCAGGGCTGGCGGGCGCGGTGGCGGCACCGCTCTTGAGCGTCACACCCGACATGGGTCTGCAAATCCTTATCCCCACGCTGATCGTGATCGTGATCGGGGGCTTGGGCTCGCTCAAAGGGGCCATCGCGGGCTCTCTCATCTTTGGGTTCGTGCAGACCTTTGGTGCGGTGCTGGCACCGCAACTGGCCTCGGTTCTGATTTACGCGCTCTTGGCGGCAGTGCTGGTGATCCGGCCTGTGGGCCTCTTTCCGGCGAAAGGATAA
- the queE gene encoding 7-carboxy-7-deazaguanine synthase QueE, which translates to MGGVSPVTEAIRVSEIFGPTIQGEGALIGQPTVFVRTGGCDYRCVWCDSLHAVESAYRETWVPMSADAVLAEVARLSGGRPIMVTLSGGNPAIQPLGALIDLGHARGYRFAMETQGSVARDWFAALDMLVLSPKPPSSGMEVDWALFDDCVAAAKGAASVLKIVVFDEADYEWARAVAGRYPQLPLYLQPGNHTPPPPEDDAATVDQAGIDARMRWLVERVTGDGWFDAKVLPQLHVMLWGNKRGV; encoded by the coding sequence ATGGGCGGAGTATCGCCCGTGACCGAGGCGATCCGGGTCTCGGAAATCTTTGGCCCGACCATTCAGGGCGAGGGCGCGCTGATCGGTCAGCCGACGGTGTTTGTGCGCACCGGGGGCTGCGATTACCGCTGTGTCTGGTGTGACAGCCTGCACGCGGTCGAGTCGGCCTATCGCGAGACTTGGGTGCCGATGAGTGCTGACGCGGTGTTGGCCGAGGTCGCGCGCCTCTCGGGCGGTCGGCCCATCATGGTGACGCTCTCGGGCGGCAATCCGGCGATTCAGCCGTTGGGTGCGTTGATTGATCTGGGCCATGCGCGCGGCTATCGCTTTGCGATGGAAACCCAAGGCTCTGTCGCGCGCGACTGGTTCGCGGCGCTTGATATGCTGGTGCTCAGCCCCAAGCCGCCGTCGTCGGGCATGGAGGTAGACTGGGCGCTCTTTGACGATTGCGTTGCAGCGGCCAAGGGTGCTGCGAGCGTCCTCAAGATCGTCGTATTTGACGAGGCGGATTATGAATGGGCGCGGGCGGTGGCGGGGCGCTATCCGCAATTGCCCCTCTATTTGCAGCCGGGCAATCACACGCCGCCCCCGCCCGAGGATGATGCCGCCACGGTCGATCAGGCGGGCATCGACGCGCGCATGCGCTGGTTGGTAGAGCGGGTGACGGGTGACGGATGGTTTGACGCAAAGGTTTTGCCGCAGTTGCATGTGATGCTCTGGGGCAACAAGCGCGGGGTGTGA
- a CDS encoding ABC transporter ATP-binding protein, which produces MLETRNLDKSFGAVHVTRGVSLKLERGERRVILGPNGAGKTTLFNLLVGELSPDSGSVHLAGENVTALPVARRARQGLSRSYQKNTLFDGLTVEENLGLAAAIHTGNATRLYTDSLARPEVREIVAEVAEQVNLMPYLHARVSEVSYGVRRQLEVGVALATRPLVLLMDEPTSGVGPEMAKGFHDLLNNLPRDLTLLIIEHDMDLAFDVADTITVLNYGEVVFDGLPEAARGSKLLKEIYLGSWEDA; this is translated from the coding sequence ATGCTTGAGACACGCAATCTCGACAAGAGCTTTGGCGCGGTGCATGTCACGCGCGGGGTCTCGCTCAAATTGGAGCGGGGCGAGCGGCGGGTGATCCTTGGCCCTAACGGCGCGGGCAAGACGACGCTCTTCAACCTGCTGGTGGGCGAACTTAGCCCCGATAGCGGATCGGTACATCTGGCGGGCGAGAATGTAACCGCCCTGCCCGTGGCCCGGCGCGCGCGGCAAGGTCTGTCGCGCAGCTATCAGAAAAACACGCTCTTTGACGGGCTGACCGTCGAGGAAAATCTGGGGCTGGCGGCGGCGATCCACACCGGCAACGCAACCCGGCTTTATACCGACAGCCTCGCACGTCCCGAAGTGCGCGAAATCGTGGCCGAGGTGGCCGAACAGGTCAATCTCATGCCCTATCTGCATGCGCGTGTGTCTGAGGTTAGCTATGGCGTGCGGCGGCAGCTGGAGGTGGGCGTGGCGCTGGCCACCCGCCCTCTCGTTCTCTTGATGGATGAACCAACAAGCGGTGTCGGCCCGGAAATGGCCAAGGGGTTTCACGACCTTCTGAACAACCTGCCGCGTGATCTGACACTTTTGATCATCGAGCATGACATGGATCTCGCCTTTGACGTGGCCGATACGATCACCGTGCTGAACTATGGAGAGGTGGTGTTTGACGGGCTGCCCGAGGCCGCACGCGGCTCCAAGCTGCTCAAGGAAATCTATCTGGGGAGTTGGGAAGATGCTTGA
- a CDS encoding branched-chain amino acid ABC transporter permease, with the protein MFRHTPLRYGALVLLASAALFQAFTAEYFGLEILTEILILAMLVIALDMVAGFGGMVSLCHGALLGVGAYGYAILSTKVGLTPVAAMGGAVAITGAIAWVIGAICARSHGIYFIMATLAFGQMGYSYVFEAPLFGGDDGLGGIERLDLALIGLDLNDGRSFALFCLAMLAAIYGAAVLILRSGLGRSLSGVMHNEQRMRALGLTVWRVKADVFGLSGLISGLAGVMAAQHVMFVSPGLLSWTVSGEALVVVILGGLGTLVGPLLGAAVFVLLKHEVGALTSYWHLVVGVILIAVVMSRANGIFGWIEARFGARIERRAADAVRDIDPREVKTDA; encoded by the coding sequence ATGTTTCGACACACACCTCTGCGATACGGCGCGCTCGTGCTCTTGGCATCGGCGGCCCTTTTCCAGGCCTTTACGGCGGAATATTTCGGGCTGGAAATCCTGACCGAGATTCTCATCCTCGCCATGCTGGTGATCGCGCTCGATATGGTCGCAGGCTTTGGCGGCATGGTCTCGCTCTGCCACGGCGCATTGCTTGGCGTCGGGGCCTATGGCTATGCGATCCTGTCCACCAAGGTTGGGCTGACGCCAGTGGCCGCTATGGGTGGCGCGGTTGCAATAACCGGGGCCATCGCTTGGGTCATCGGTGCCATCTGCGCCCGCAGCCATGGCATCTATTTCATCATGGCGACACTGGCCTTTGGGCAGATGGGCTATTCCTATGTGTTCGAAGCGCCGCTTTTTGGCGGCGATGACGGGCTGGGTGGGATTGAACGGCTCGATCTTGCGCTGATCGGGCTAGACCTGAATGACGGGCGCAGCTTTGCTCTCTTCTGCCTTGCCATGCTGGCCGCGATCTATGGCGCGGCCGTGCTGATCCTGCGTTCTGGGCTAGGCCGGTCCCTGTCGGGCGTCATGCACAACGAACAGCGGATGCGCGCGCTTGGCCTCACGGTCTGGCGGGTCAAGGCGGATGTCTTTGGCCTCTCTGGCCTGATTTCCGGCTTGGCGGGCGTGATGGCAGCACAGCACGTCATGTTTGTCTCGCCCGGCCTTCTGTCTTGGACAGTCTCGGGCGAGGCGTTGGTGGTTGTGATCCTGGGCGGGCTTGGAACGCTGGTCGGCCCCTTGCTGGGCGCTGCGGTCTTTGTGCTGCTCAAGCATGAGGTGGGCGCGCTCACAAGCTATTGGCATCTGGTGGTCGGGGTCATCCTGATTGCCGTGGTGATGAGCCGCGCCAATGGCATCTTTGGCTGGATCGAGGCGCGGTTTGGCGCGCGGATAGAACGGCGTGCGGCGGATGCGGTGCGCGATATCGACCCAAGGGAGGTCAAGACCGATGCTTGA
- a CDS encoding ABC transporter ATP-binding protein, producing MLELNAVNSGYGETQVLYGMGLRAEAGRVLAILGRNGAGKSTTLKTVMGLLPLRDGQITFDGRAMPKRPYDIAKAGIAYVPETRDIFPSLTVRENLEIASKRFDGAWTMDRVLDLFPRLGERLENGGTQLSGGEQQMLAIARALLMNPRLLILDEPTEGLAPIIVKLIHDKLMELKREGLSMVLVEQNFGFATSLADDVVVVSKGQVVWTGTADDIRADTEAQHRWLGV from the coding sequence ATGCTTGAACTGAATGCCGTCAATTCCGGCTATGGCGAAACCCAAGTGCTTTATGGCATGGGTTTGCGCGCCGAGGCAGGCCGGGTTCTGGCCATTCTGGGGCGTAATGGCGCGGGCAAATCCACCACGCTGAAGACAGTGATGGGCCTCTTGCCGCTGCGCGACGGGCAGATCACCTTTGATGGGCGGGCCATGCCCAAACGGCCCTATGATATCGCCAAGGCGGGCATCGCCTATGTGCCGGAAACGCGGGATATCTTCCCCTCTCTGACGGTGCGCGAGAACCTTGAAATCGCGTCCAAGCGGTTTGACGGGGCATGGACAATGGACCGGGTGCTGGACCTCTTCCCGCGCCTTGGTGAACGCCTTGAGAATGGCGGCACGCAGCTGTCGGGGGGCGAACAGCAAATGCTGGCGATTGCCCGCGCGCTTCTGATGAATCCACGACTCTTGATCTTGGACGAACCCACCGAGGGGCTGGCCCCGATCATCGTCAAGCTGATCCATGACAAGCTGATGGAGCTCAAGCGCGAGGGGCTGTCGATGGTTCTGGTCGAGCAGAATTTCGGCTTTGCCACTTCGCTTGCGGATGATGTGGTGGTGGTCAGCAAGGGCCAAGTGGTCTGGACCGGCACCGCCGACGATATCCGCGCCGATACCGAGGCGCAGCATCGCTGGCTGGGTGTCTGA
- a CDS encoding 6-pyruvoyl trahydropterin synthase family protein, which translates to MYRITKEFHFSASHQLFGLPETHQCARLHGHNYIVVVELTAAELNAHGFVRDYLDLGDLKRYIDDTLDHRHLNDVLGDDCVTAERMAKHLFDWCHARWPEVTAVKVSETPKTWAEYRP; encoded by the coding sequence ATGTATCGGATCACCAAGGAATTCCACTTTTCCGCGTCACATCAATTGTTTGGCCTGCCTGAGACGCATCAATGCGCGCGGCTGCACGGGCATAACTACATCGTGGTGGTCGAACTGACCGCCGCCGAGTTGAACGCGCATGGCTTTGTGCGCGATTACCTCGATCTGGGGGATCTGAAGCGGTATATTGATGACACGCTCGATCACCGGCATCTGAATGATGTGCTGGGGGATGATTGCGTGACCGCTGAACGGATGGCCAAACATCTTTTTGACTGGTGCCATGCGCGCTGGCCCGAGGTGACGGCGGTCAAGGTCAGCGAGACGCCGAAAACATGGGCGGAGTATCGCCCGTGA
- the queC gene encoding 7-cyano-7-deazaguanine synthase QueC, whose translation MRTIVICSGGLDSVSLAHKVAAEHELAGLLSFDYGQRHVKEVEYAAACARRLGVPHKVVDIRQIGAALSGSALTDDVAVPDGHYAEETMKITIVPNRNAIMLAIAFGMAAAEKADAVATAVHGGDHFIYPDCRPGFINAFQAMQDAALEGYAEVKLYTPYLQGSKGDIVTDGAKHGTPFAETWSCYKGGAKHCGRCGTCVERREAFHLAGVVDPTEYEDRDFWLAAVAGRGA comes from the coding sequence GATTCCGTATCGCTCGCCCATAAGGTGGCCGCTGAGCATGAATTGGCGGGGCTTCTGAGCTTTGATTACGGGCAACGCCATGTGAAAGAGGTGGAATATGCCGCCGCTTGCGCGCGCCGTCTGGGTGTGCCGCATAAGGTGGTGGATATTCGCCAGATCGGGGCGGCGCTGTCGGGTTCCGCGCTGACCGATGATGTGGCGGTGCCGGATGGGCATTACGCCGAAGAGACCATGAAAATCACCATCGTGCCCAATCGCAATGCGATCATGCTGGCCATAGCCTTTGGCATGGCGGCGGCGGAAAAGGCCGATGCCGTGGCCACGGCGGTGCATGGCGGCGATCATTTCATCTACCCCGATTGCCGCCCCGGTTTTATCAACGCGTTTCAGGCGATGCAGGATGCGGCGCTGGAGGGCTATGCCGAGGTGAAGCTTTATACGCCCTATTTGCAGGGGTCCAAGGGCGATATCGTCACCGATGGGGCCAAGCATGGCACGCCCTTTGCCGAAACATGGTCGTGCTACAAGGGCGGGGCCAAACATTGCGGGCGCTGTGGCACCTGTGTCGAGCGGCGCGAGGCGTTTCATCTGGCGGGGGTCGTTGATCCGACCGAGTATGAGGACCGGGATTTCTGGTTGGCGGCTGTGGCCGGGCGGGGGGCGTGA
- the queF gene encoding preQ(1) synthase — protein MSENIYKDLKQLGGAAQIPQTPEEALLERVANPQADVQYNVRFTAPEFTSLCPMTGQPDFAHLVIDYVPGQWLVESKSLKLYLTSFRNHGAFHEDCTISIARRLVGFLEPEWLRIGGYWYPRGGIPIDVFWQTGPMPEGVWIPDQGVPPYRGRG, from the coding sequence ATGAGCGAGAATATTTACAAAGACCTCAAGCAGTTGGGCGGCGCGGCGCAGATACCGCAGACCCCCGAAGAGGCGCTGTTGGAGCGTGTGGCCAATCCGCAGGCGGATGTGCAGTATAACGTGCGGTTCACCGCGCCTGAGTTTACCTCGCTCTGCCCCATGACCGGACAGCCGGATTTCGCGCATTTGGTGATTGATTATGTGCCGGGCCAATGGCTGGTCGAGAGCAAATCGCTCAAGCTTTACCTGACCAGTTTCCGCAATCATGGGGCCTTCCACGAGGATTGCACGATTTCCATTGCGCGGCGGCTGGTGGGCTTTCTGGAGCCAGAGTGGCTGCGCATTGGTGGCTATTGGTATCCGCGCGGCGGTATCCCGATTGATGTGTTCTGGCAGACGGGCCCGATGCCAGAGGGCGTGTGGATTCCCGATCAGGGCGTGCCGCCCTATCGCGGGCGCGGCTAA